In one window of Chryseobacterium phocaeense DNA:
- the lpdA gene encoding dihydrolipoyl dehydrogenase yields MSQFDVTVIGSGPGGYVAAIRAAQLGFKTAIIEKYSTLGGTCLNVGCIPSKALLDSSEHFENAKHNFAGHGIIINEPQADIARMIERKNEVVKQNTDGINYLMSKNKITVFEGLGSFESATQIKVTKNDGSSETIESKYTIIATGSKPSSLPFISLDKERVITSTEALNLKEIPKHLVVIGGGVIGLELGSVYLRLGAQVTVVEFMDKIIPGMDGALSKELTKVLKKQGMKFMLSTAVSAVERNGDTVKITAKDKKGEEVVVEGDYCLVSVGRRPYTDGLALEKAGVELDERGRVKTNDHLQTNVANIYAIGDVIKGAMLAHKAEEEGVLVAEQLAGQKPHINYNLIPGVVYTWPEVAGVGKTEEQLKEEGVAYKVGSFPMRALGRSRASGDIDGLVKIIADEKTDEVLGMHIIGARAADLIAEGVIAMEFRASAEDIARSSHAHPTYAEAIKEAALDATAKRPIHM; encoded by the coding sequence ATGAGTCAATTCGATGTTACCGTAATCGGTTCCGGTCCTGGAGGTTATGTAGCTGCAATCCGTGCAGCTCAATTAGGTTTCAAAACAGCTATTATTGAAAAATATTCAACTTTAGGCGGAACTTGTCTTAACGTTGGATGTATTCCGTCAAAAGCGCTTTTAGACAGCTCTGAACATTTCGAAAACGCAAAACACAATTTTGCAGGTCACGGAATCATTATCAATGAGCCGCAGGCTGATATCGCAAGAATGATCGAGCGTAAGAACGAAGTGGTAAAGCAGAACACAGATGGGATCAACTACCTGATGAGCAAAAACAAAATCACTGTTTTTGAAGGATTGGGAAGCTTCGAATCTGCCACTCAGATCAAAGTAACTAAAAACGACGGTTCTTCCGAAACCATCGAATCCAAATATACCATTATCGCTACAGGTTCCAAGCCATCTTCACTTCCTTTCATTTCTCTTGATAAAGAAAGAGTGATCACATCTACAGAAGCATTAAACCTTAAAGAAATTCCTAAGCACCTGGTAGTAATCGGTGGAGGAGTTATCGGTCTTGAATTAGGTTCTGTATACTTGAGATTAGGAGCTCAGGTAACGGTGGTAGAGTTTATGGATAAGATTATTCCGGGAATGGATGGTGCTCTAAGCAAGGAATTGACTAAAGTTCTTAAAAAGCAGGGGATGAAATTCATGCTTTCCACGGCGGTCTCTGCGGTTGAAAGAAACGGTGATACCGTTAAGATCACTGCAAAGGACAAAAAAGGAGAAGAAGTTGTGGTAGAAGGAGATTACTGTCTGGTATCTGTAGGAAGAAGACCTTATACAGACGGTCTTGCTCTTGAAAAAGCAGGAGTGGAACTTGACGAAAGAGGAAGAGTAAAAACAAATGACCATCTTCAGACTAATGTAGCGAACATCTACGCCATTGGTGATGTGATCAAAGGAGCAATGCTTGCCCACAAAGCTGAAGAAGAAGGAGTTTTGGTTGCAGAACAACTGGCGGGACAGAAACCTCACATCAACTACAACCTGATTCCTGGTGTGGTTTACACCTGGCCTGAAGTTGCCGGAGTAGGTAAAACCGAAGAGCAATTAAAAGAAGAAGGAGTAGCTTACAAAGTAGGTTCTTTCCCAATGAGAGCATTAGGAAGAAGCCGTGCAAGTGGTGATATTGATGGTCTTGTAAAAATCATTGCAGACGAAAAAACGGACGAAGTTTTAGGAATGCACATCATTGGAGCAAGAGCTGCCGATCTTATCGCAGAAGGTGTAATTGCTATGGAATTCCGTGCAAGTGCTGAAGATATTGCAAGAAGCTCTCACGCTCACCCAACCTATGCTGAGGCTATTAAAGAAGCAGCATTGGATGCTACGGCAAAGAGACCGATCCATATGTAA
- a CDS encoding glycosyltransferase: protein MKKISVIFILPDLETGGAERIVTTIANHLSRDRFEPKILLLRKQGGYLNFLKKDVEIIDINTERIRHSLKPILGEIYRRKPDIVFSGFGEVNAYLALFIKLFPRTKFIARETNVVTQHVTRKEIKFFYNFYNNYQKIIAQSDDMMHDLVDNFNIRKKKIIKINNPVDFDFINEKLAHSVKPDCFKYNFKNVVAIGNLSSRKGFDNLLKVFSRLKNENILLHILGDGKDREVLHQMKDFLGLKNVIFHGRHDNPYQFLKFADLFILSSRYEGFPNVLLEAGACGTYSLANNCPGGINEIIQHQVNGEVSNIENYEDFSQKIMKVLQGNYNRDAIKNSIRSRFSKDIILNKYEKALLDLMKS, encoded by the coding sequence ATGAAAAAGATTTCTGTCATATTTATTCTGCCGGATCTGGAAACCGGTGGCGCAGAAAGGATTGTTACCACTATTGCGAATCATCTTTCCAGAGACCGTTTTGAACCCAAAATCCTGTTGCTTCGCAAACAGGGCGGATATCTTAATTTTCTAAAAAAAGATGTTGAAATCATAGATATCAACACGGAAAGGATCAGGCATTCCTTAAAGCCTATTTTAGGGGAAATCTACCGCAGGAAACCGGATATTGTTTTTTCCGGTTTTGGTGAAGTGAATGCATATCTGGCTTTATTTATTAAACTTTTTCCGAGAACAAAATTTATTGCAAGAGAAACGAATGTGGTGACGCAGCATGTAACCCGGAAAGAGATCAAGTTTTTCTACAATTTTTACAACAATTATCAGAAAATTATTGCACAGAGCGATGATATGATGCATGACCTTGTTGATAATTTCAATATCAGGAAGAAAAAAATCATCAAAATAAACAACCCTGTTGATTTTGATTTTATCAATGAAAAACTGGCACATTCCGTAAAACCTGATTGCTTTAAATACAATTTTAAAAATGTGGTCGCTATCGGGAATCTCTCTTCAAGAAAAGGATTCGATAATCTTTTAAAAGTCTTTTCGAGATTGAAAAATGAAAATATTTTATTGCACATTCTGGGCGATGGAAAAGACCGGGAAGTTTTGCATCAGATGAAAGATTTTCTGGGGCTAAAAAACGTTATTTTCCACGGCAGGCATGATAATCCGTACCAATTTTTGAAGTTTGCGGACCTTTTTATCCTTTCTTCGCGGTATGAAGGTTTCCCGAATGTCCTTCTGGAAGCCGGAGCATGCGGAACCTATTCTCTGGCCAACAACTGTCCCGGGGGAATCAATGAAATCATCCAGCATCAGGTAAACGGAGAAGTTTCAAACATTGAAAATTATGAAGATTTCTCTCAGAAAATTATGAAAGTGCTTCAAGGAAATTATAACCGTGATGCTATAAAAAATTCCATACGGTCCAGGTTTTCCAAGGATATTATTCTGAATAAATATGAGAAAGCCTTACTGGATTTGATGAAATCATAA